The proteins below come from a single Microbacterium sp. SLBN-154 genomic window:
- a CDS encoding DEAD/DEAH box helicase, with protein sequence MTAFTQLLVDEGVEDVVQDAREEYLLARALADEVGIAVESEASQVVAAVVESLGLAAQDVGERVSLFTRAFILRRDRPLASGLDGLLAAASLAADGVLANRSAEVLMLLRDYLVPPVEQLVAESDVLSRRLLVRTVRAFVLLVRRSGGWEDIRAAAEEISLLRQEHQRASEATSEASTVGAAEALQLVSGFNLAKIVDLTATFTASGQPANVQVQFERHAGNRNELGRFAPDAIFGVLGDLIQAAAGRMIQTSIWTGTTRLGKALRDFVGSVASPERPNPLLELWPSQRAAIDSHLLDPARRAVVVEMPTSAGKTLIAEFSIIQAHALNPDSTVVYVVPTRALVNQITQRLRQDFAPLNLVVEAAVPVFELDPTEDSLLRSKVDILVSTPEKLDLLIKAQHPTASEISLVVVDEAHNIADGVRGARLELLLGLLKRERAETRFLLLTPFVPNADQLASWLGDGTESTIAIDWRPSERIAVTGHWVKPRGKDYRLNLTTVASAGNVDVESGRTAFVGKPSTTRISSKAATTVELVGSLSGRGGVLVLARGKGTSETRAEEIASHREARTGLAPFHQAVIHFAGDELGADHLLPRLLERGVAYHHAGLSHDLRYLIEALIDGGHVDVVVGTTTLAQGLNFPISSVIVETLTRTQGYGQPWKDLTYSEFWNIAGRAGRAMRDPLGLVAFPCVTRSDREEVADFLRGEAAAVASALLDATAALGDASSTFNLAFTRQNPDLAVFLQYLTHVARVGGADQTASEIEDVLRSSLVFHQASDAASGLPDALLSLARGYVRSIEKEDRGFLALADGTGFSLASARLVYGQTAAEFPEFRASEFWSRENLFHNDPKPLADVITLLGGVPELKLGLSDSPASFDPAVVAGVTRDWVSGADMTQIADRWFTYGNASPSKRLRDASAYVHGKLVGQIPWGIGAMQKLLLPADATETDAAHIPSFVFYGVSSWQAVLMRMGGVPRRLAHSLGESWAQEREVPNSFAELREWISRLSPEVWRDATPQGAMSGDEAALIWRSLTGSSPSTE encoded by the coding sequence ATGACAGCCTTCACCCAGCTGCTGGTCGATGAGGGCGTCGAAGACGTCGTCCAGGATGCGCGCGAGGAGTACTTGCTTGCACGAGCGCTCGCAGACGAGGTCGGCATTGCGGTCGAGTCCGAAGCAAGTCAGGTGGTGGCGGCCGTAGTAGAGAGCCTGGGTCTTGCGGCTCAGGACGTTGGCGAGCGCGTAAGCCTATTTACCCGTGCTTTTATTCTTCGGCGTGACCGGCCGCTCGCAAGCGGCTTGGACGGACTTCTCGCCGCCGCTTCGCTAGCCGCTGATGGTGTGCTCGCGAACCGTAGCGCGGAGGTGTTGATGCTTCTCCGTGACTACCTGGTGCCGCCGGTTGAACAGCTGGTAGCCGAGTCGGACGTCCTCAGTCGTCGCCTACTCGTGCGAACGGTTCGCGCTTTCGTCCTGCTGGTGCGTCGGTCAGGCGGCTGGGAAGACATCCGCGCAGCCGCGGAAGAGATCTCGCTGCTTCGGCAAGAGCATCAGCGGGCGAGCGAGGCAACAAGCGAAGCATCGACGGTGGGTGCTGCCGAGGCTTTGCAACTCGTGTCGGGTTTCAATCTCGCGAAGATTGTCGATCTCACCGCGACGTTCACAGCCTCAGGACAGCCCGCCAATGTGCAGGTTCAGTTCGAACGTCATGCGGGGAACCGCAACGAGCTTGGTCGATTCGCACCGGACGCGATATTCGGAGTTCTAGGAGATCTCATTCAGGCCGCGGCTGGTCGGATGATACAGACCAGCATCTGGACCGGGACGACGCGGCTGGGCAAGGCGCTTCGTGACTTCGTTGGCTCTGTCGCCTCTCCCGAGAGGCCGAACCCTTTGCTCGAGCTCTGGCCAAGTCAGCGAGCAGCCATCGATTCACACCTCTTGGATCCGGCTCGACGAGCTGTTGTCGTCGAGATGCCGACGTCGGCGGGCAAGACACTCATCGCAGAGTTCTCGATAATCCAAGCGCACGCACTCAATCCCGACTCAACGGTCGTGTATGTGGTGCCCACGCGAGCACTCGTCAACCAAATCACGCAGAGGCTGCGCCAGGACTTCGCGCCGCTCAATCTCGTCGTAGAAGCAGCAGTCCCAGTGTTTGAGCTCGACCCGACGGAAGATTCTTTGCTAAGGAGCAAAGTCGACATCCTCGTGAGCACTCCGGAGAAGCTCGACCTGCTCATCAAAGCGCAACATCCCACCGCCAGCGAGATATCGCTTGTGGTCGTCGACGAGGCTCACAACATTGCGGACGGCGTACGAGGCGCGCGGCTGGAACTTCTTCTTGGTCTCCTCAAGCGCGAGCGCGCGGAAACGCGGTTTCTACTTCTGACGCCTTTCGTGCCGAACGCCGATCAGCTTGCCTCATGGCTGGGAGACGGCACCGAGTCAACCATTGCCATTGACTGGCGGCCAAGCGAACGCATCGCGGTGACTGGACATTGGGTCAAACCACGAGGGAAGGACTACAGACTCAACCTGACTACGGTCGCGAGTGCCGGCAACGTTGATGTCGAGTCCGGGCGCACTGCGTTCGTTGGGAAGCCCAGCACCACGCGTATCAGCTCGAAAGCTGCGACAACTGTTGAACTCGTCGGGTCGCTGAGCGGCCGCGGTGGCGTGCTCGTATTGGCACGCGGGAAGGGGACATCGGAAACACGAGCCGAGGAAATCGCCTCACACCGCGAAGCACGGACAGGGCTGGCCCCGTTCCACCAGGCAGTGATCCACTTCGCAGGCGATGAGCTGGGTGCCGACCATCTCCTGCCCCGACTTCTCGAACGGGGTGTTGCCTATCATCACGCGGGGCTCTCGCATGATCTGCGCTACCTGATCGAGGCGCTGATCGATGGCGGGCACGTCGACGTTGTCGTAGGGACGACCACACTTGCGCAGGGCCTCAACTTCCCAATCAGCAGCGTCATCGTGGAGACCTTAACCCGGACGCAGGGCTACGGACAGCCCTGGAAGGATCTCACCTATTCCGAGTTCTGGAATATCGCTGGGCGAGCTGGCCGGGCGATGCGTGATCCCCTCGGGTTAGTAGCGTTCCCATGCGTGACGAGGTCTGACCGAGAGGAGGTCGCAGACTTTCTCCGCGGCGAAGCTGCCGCAGTAGCTAGTGCCCTTCTCGATGCGACTGCGGCGCTGGGTGACGCCTCCTCCACATTCAACCTTGCTTTCACGCGTCAGAACCCGGATCTTGCGGTGTTCCTTCAGTACCTAACTCATGTCGCGAGAGTTGGGGGTGCTGATCAGACTGCCTCAGAGATCGAGGACGTCCTGAGGTCGAGTCTCGTCTTCCACCAGGCGTCAGATGCGGCAAGCGGCCTTCCGGACGCGCTGCTCTCCCTTGCTCGAGGCTACGTACGTTCAATCGAGAAGGAGGACCGCGGCTTCCTTGCCCTTGCGGATGGCACTGGCTTCAGTCTGGCGTCCGCCCGACTCGTGTACGGACAGACTGCGGCCGAGTTTCCGGAGTTTCGTGCGAGCGAGTTTTGGTCCCGAGAGAACCTCTTCCACAATGACCCGAAGCCTTTGGCAGACGTAATCACCCTCCTCGGAGGCGTTCCGGAACTCAAATTGGGACTCAGCGACTCGCCGGCGTCTTTCGACCCCGCAGTGGTCGCCGGTGTAACCCGTGATTGGGTCTCCGGGGCAGATATGACGCAGATCGCCGATCGCTGGTTCACGTACGGCAACGCAAGCCCCAGCAAACGACTGAGAGATGCGAGCGCATACGTCCACGGAAAATTGGTTGGACAGATCCCTTGGGGCATCGGCGCTATGCAGAAGCTCTTACTTCCGGCCGACGCGACGGAGACAGACGCTGCACACATTCCCTCGTTCGTGTTCTACGGCGTGTCTTCGTGGCAAGCCGTTCTGATGCGAATGGGTGGCGTGCCGCGAAGGCTCGCGCACTCACTTGGCGAATCCTGGGCTCAGGAGCGTGAGGTACCCAACTCGTTCGCTGAGTTGCGTGAGTGGATATCGCGACTGAGTCCGGAGGTCTGGCGAGATGCCACGCCGCAGGGCGCCATGTCAGGTGACGAGGCAGCACTCATCTGGCGATCGCTAACCGGGTCGTCGCCGTCAACAGAGTAA
- the istA gene encoding IS21 family transposase, giving the protein MISLEDWALIRRLVADGVPQRQVARDLGIARDTVAAAVRSDRPPKYERPSQPTSFSPFEARVRALLAEHPSMPATVIAERVEWSGSITWFRENVRRLRPEHRPVDPADRLSWAAGDAAQCDLWFPPRKIPLEDGRSALLPVLAIVAAHSRFVTARMIPTRKTEDLLLGSWDLIQQLGRVPRRLIWDNEPGIGQKGRLAQGVAAFAGTLATKVVQLRPYDPESKGIVERRNGWFETSFMPGRTFSSPADFNAQLSDWLENANTRVVRTIKARPIDLIEHDRSRMLPLPPIPLQLGWRERIRLGRDYYVRLDASDYSVDPQAIGRLVDVTADLDRVRVRLDGRIVADHARVWARGSIVTDPTHVETARRLRQQFQQPRPAVVGHDLTRDLADYDRAFGIEGVA; this is encoded by the coding sequence GTGATCTCCTTGGAAGATTGGGCGTTGATCAGGCGGCTTGTCGCGGACGGTGTTCCGCAGCGGCAGGTGGCCAGGGATCTCGGAATCGCGCGGGACACGGTCGCGGCTGCCGTCAGGTCTGACCGGCCGCCGAAGTATGAGCGGCCGTCGCAGCCGACGTCGTTCTCGCCGTTCGAGGCGCGGGTCAGAGCGCTGTTGGCGGAGCATCCGTCGATGCCGGCGACGGTGATCGCGGAGCGTGTCGAGTGGTCCGGGTCGATCACCTGGTTCCGGGAGAACGTGCGCCGGTTGCGGCCGGAGCATCGCCCAGTCGACCCGGCGGATCGGTTGTCGTGGGCGGCCGGGGATGCGGCGCAGTGTGATCTCTGGTTCCCGCCGCGGAAGATCCCGCTCGAGGACGGCAGGAGCGCGCTGTTGCCAGTTCTCGCCATCGTCGCGGCGCATTCGCGGTTCGTGACGGCCCGGATGATCCCGACGCGGAAGACGGAGGATCTGCTGCTCGGGTCGTGGGACCTGATCCAGCAACTCGGTCGTGTCCCGCGCAGGCTGATCTGGGACAACGAGCCCGGCATCGGCCAGAAAGGTCGGCTCGCCCAAGGCGTCGCTGCTTTTGCGGGAACGCTCGCGACGAAGGTCGTGCAGCTGCGCCCCTATGACCCGGAGTCCAAGGGCATCGTGGAGCGCCGTAACGGCTGGTTCGAGACCTCGTTCATGCCCGGCCGCACCTTCAGCTCACCGGCGGACTTCAACGCGCAACTCTCCGACTGGCTTGAGAACGCCAACACCAGGGTCGTGCGGACCATCAAGGCCCGCCCGATCGATCTCATCGAGCACGACCGGTCCCGCATGCTGCCGCTGCCCCCGATCCCGCTGCAGCTCGGTTGGCGAGAGCGGATCCGCCTGGGGCGGGATTACTACGTCCGCCTCGACGCCTCGGACTACTCCGTCGACCCGCAAGCCATCGGCCGGCTCGTGGACGTCACCGCCGACCTCGACCGAGTGCGGGTGCGACTGGACGGTCGGATCGTCGCCGACCACGCCCGCGTCTGGGCGCGAGGGAGCATCGTCACCGACCCGACGCATGTCGAGACGGCGCGACGGTTGCGGCAGCAGTTTCAGCAGCCCCGCCCTGCCGTTGTCGGGCACGACCTCACGAGGGATCTCGCGGACTACGACCGCGCGTTCGGGATCGAAGGCGTCGCCTGA
- a CDS encoding type I restriction endonuclease subunit R, with product MGQFNEANTVRDFVRDLIAMPDIPFMQGRELPRRTDEVLLEGLVTTALIRLNPEIAADPRKADEVVYALRAILISARTSPHPVVANEEFMAWLTGQKSMPFGPNGEHTTVRLIDFDHPNDDSSNQWIVSTEVTFQLGRLGKRFDVVLWCNGFPLVVGEAKTPIRAAYSWIDAAAQIHDDYEASVPQFFVPNVLSFATEGKDFRYGSVGMPVELWGPWREEAVPNAPAKISLEVVKDAVKGVLAPASVLDFLRFFTVFATDAKHRKTKVIARYQQFQATNLIVERVLHGRVKQGLIWHFQGSGKSLLMVFSALKLRATAALTNPTILIVVDRIDLDTQITGTFNASDVPGLVSTDSRKGLQTLLSQGARKIIITTIHKFGEIDGVLDDRQNIIAMVDEAHRSQEGDYGQRMREALPNAFLFGLTGTPINKRDHNTFMWFGSSEDEGGYLSRYSFQDSIRDGATLPLHFEPRLSEIHLDQERIDAAFEELASERNLTEGEKITLSKKAASIEVLIKAPDRIRQIADDVVTHFRTKVEPEGFKAQLVAYDKASCVAYKHALDTMLPHEASTIVMSKSRTDPASWARWTPGADELEQIVARFNDPADPLKIIIVTAKLLTGFDAPILQAQYLDKPLKEHTLLQAITRTNRVYPPSKTYGLIVDYLGIFDDVAKSLAFDEAAVQQVITNIEELKAELAPAMTAALSFFPGVDRTVGGYEGLIQAQAAIAADGVKDAFGLAYSVVSQLWEALSPDPMLKEFRDDYKWLTDVYESVRPADITGRLVWHALGAKTIELINESIHVEVPRGDETIVLDAQTIEDLMTGKRKDVSPAEIEKQITARIARHLNNPVFIELGQRLNALREKYADIQQSSLDFLRDLLELAKDTVAAEKAENEIPREEKGKAALTELFEALKGDETPIIVSNVVDRIDEVVRAVRFDGWQSTIAGDQEVRKALRQTLYVQFKIRDTDVFEKALGYVREYY from the coding sequence ATGGGGCAGTTCAACGAGGCGAACACCGTCCGTGACTTCGTCCGCGATCTGATCGCGATGCCCGACATCCCGTTCATGCAGGGTCGTGAGCTGCCGCGACGCACAGATGAGGTACTGCTCGAGGGGCTCGTCACTACCGCGCTGATCAGGCTCAACCCCGAGATTGCTGCGGATCCCCGTAAGGCGGACGAGGTCGTGTACGCGCTGCGCGCGATCCTGATCTCGGCGCGGACCAGCCCGCATCCAGTGGTGGCGAACGAAGAGTTTATGGCATGGCTGACGGGTCAGAAGTCGATGCCGTTCGGTCCGAACGGCGAGCACACCACGGTGCGCCTTATCGACTTCGACCACCCGAACGATGACTCGTCGAATCAGTGGATCGTGTCAACCGAGGTCACGTTCCAGCTGGGTCGCCTGGGCAAGCGGTTCGACGTGGTGCTCTGGTGCAACGGCTTCCCACTCGTCGTGGGCGAGGCGAAGACGCCGATCCGTGCGGCGTACTCGTGGATCGACGCGGCCGCGCAAATCCACGACGACTATGAGGCGAGCGTTCCACAGTTCTTCGTGCCGAACGTGCTGTCGTTCGCAACCGAGGGCAAGGACTTCCGCTACGGCTCGGTCGGCATGCCGGTCGAGCTGTGGGGCCCGTGGCGCGAGGAGGCCGTTCCGAACGCGCCCGCGAAAATCAGCCTCGAGGTTGTCAAGGACGCAGTGAAAGGCGTGCTGGCACCAGCATCCGTTCTCGACTTCCTGAGGTTCTTCACCGTATTCGCGACCGATGCGAAGCACCGCAAGACCAAGGTAATCGCGCGATACCAGCAGTTCCAGGCGACGAACCTCATCGTGGAACGCGTTCTGCACGGGCGCGTCAAGCAGGGCCTAATCTGGCACTTCCAAGGGTCGGGCAAGTCACTGCTCATGGTCTTCTCAGCGCTCAAACTGCGCGCGACGGCCGCGCTAACGAATCCCACCATTCTGATCGTCGTCGACCGGATCGATCTCGACACCCAAATCACGGGCACGTTCAACGCGTCCGATGTGCCCGGTCTCGTCTCGACGGATTCCCGCAAGGGGCTGCAGACCCTCCTCAGCCAAGGCGCGCGCAAGATCATCATCACGACGATCCACAAGTTCGGCGAGATCGACGGCGTGCTCGACGACCGCCAGAACATCATCGCGATGGTCGACGAGGCCCACCGTTCGCAGGAGGGCGACTACGGACAACGGATGCGCGAGGCTCTGCCGAACGCGTTCCTGTTCGGTCTCACCGGCACACCCATCAACAAGCGCGATCACAACACGTTCATGTGGTTCGGATCGTCCGAGGACGAAGGCGGATATCTGTCGCGGTACTCGTTCCAGGATTCGATCCGCGACGGCGCCACCCTCCCACTCCATTTCGAGCCGCGGCTGAGCGAAATCCACCTCGACCAGGAGAGGATCGACGCCGCCTTCGAGGAACTGGCCTCGGAGCGCAACCTGACCGAGGGTGAGAAGATCACGCTCTCAAAGAAGGCGGCATCCATCGAGGTACTCATCAAGGCGCCGGATCGCATTCGGCAGATCGCCGATGACGTCGTCACGCACTTCAGGACGAAGGTCGAGCCAGAGGGATTCAAGGCCCAGCTGGTGGCCTACGACAAGGCATCCTGCGTCGCCTACAAGCACGCGCTCGACACGATGCTCCCGCATGAGGCATCCACCATCGTGATGTCCAAATCGCGCACCGATCCCGCCTCATGGGCCCGCTGGACCCCGGGGGCCGACGAACTCGAGCAGATCGTCGCGCGTTTCAACGATCCGGCCGATCCCCTGAAGATCATCATCGTCACTGCGAAGCTGCTCACCGGATTCGATGCGCCCATCCTGCAGGCGCAGTACCTCGACAAGCCGCTCAAGGAGCACACGCTGCTGCAGGCGATCACCCGCACGAACCGGGTGTACCCGCCGAGCAAGACGTACGGGCTGATCGTCGACTACCTCGGCATCTTCGACGACGTCGCCAAGTCCCTCGCGTTCGACGAGGCCGCCGTACAGCAGGTGATCACGAACATCGAGGAACTGAAAGCCGAACTGGCACCGGCGATGACAGCGGCGCTCTCATTCTTCCCTGGCGTTGATCGTACCGTCGGCGGCTACGAGGGTCTCATCCAGGCGCAGGCCGCGATCGCCGCCGATGGGGTCAAGGATGCATTCGGCTTGGCCTACAGCGTCGTGTCGCAGCTGTGGGAGGCGCTCAGCCCCGACCCGATGCTCAAGGAGTTCCGGGACGACTACAAGTGGCTCACCGATGTCTACGAGTCGGTCCGGCCGGCCGACATCACTGGGCGGTTGGTGTGGCACGCGCTGGGTGCGAAGACGATCGAGCTGATCAACGAGAGCATCCACGTTGAGGTCCCGCGGGGCGATGAAACAATCGTCCTCGACGCGCAGACGATCGAAGATCTGATGACTGGCAAGCGCAAGGATGTCTCACCCGCGGAGATCGAGAAGCAGATCACGGCGCGCATCGCTCGGCACCTCAACAACCCGGTCTTCATCGAACTCGGACAGCGTCTCAACGCGTTGCGTGAGAAGTACGCGGACATCCAGCAGTCCAGCCTCGATTTCCTCCGTGATCTCCTCGAGCTGGCGAAGGACACCGTCGCCGCGGAGAAAGCCGAGAACGAGATCCCGCGCGAAGAAAAGGGCAAGGCTGCGCTCACGGAGCTGTTCGAGGCTCTCAAAGGCGACGAGACGCCGATTATCGTGTCGAACGTCGTCGACCGGATCGATGAGGTTGTGCGGGCAGTCCGATTCGATGGGTGGCAGTCGACCATCGCCGGCGACCAGGAGGTGCGTAAGGCACTGCGGCAGACGCTTTATGTGCAGTTCAAGATTCGCGACACCGACGTGTTTGAAAAGGCGCTCGGATATGTGCGGGAGTACTACTGA
- the istB gene encoding IS21-like element helper ATPase IstB: MVAKQTDTVKQITYLAGALKAPRITEAASRMADQARDAGWSFEDYLAAVLEREVSARNASGAELRIKAAGFPARKTLEDFDWDARPTARQQIAGLASGGFLLEAQNVVLLGPPGTGKTHLATALGIVAARHGHRVLFATATDWVTRLTDAHRQGNLPRELARLRRYGLIIVDEVGYLPFEQDAANLFFQLVSSRYEHASLILTSNLPFSGWGGVFGDQAVAAAMIDRIVHHADVLTLKGASYRLRGRGIDSLPSIKTQDPAD, from the coding sequence ATGGTCGCCAAGCAGACCGACACGGTCAAGCAGATCACCTATCTCGCCGGCGCGCTCAAGGCACCACGGATCACTGAAGCCGCGAGTCGGATGGCTGACCAGGCGCGAGACGCGGGCTGGTCGTTCGAGGACTACCTCGCCGCCGTTCTCGAACGTGAGGTCTCCGCCCGGAACGCGTCCGGCGCGGAACTGCGAATCAAAGCCGCCGGGTTCCCCGCCAGGAAGACGCTCGAAGACTTCGACTGGGACGCCCGACCGACCGCTCGTCAGCAGATCGCCGGGCTCGCATCCGGAGGATTCCTCCTCGAGGCGCAGAACGTCGTCCTCCTCGGTCCGCCCGGAACCGGGAAGACGCATCTGGCGACAGCGCTCGGAATCGTCGCCGCGAGACACGGGCACCGGGTGTTGTTCGCGACCGCAACGGACTGGGTCACCCGCCTCACCGATGCCCACCGGCAAGGGAACCTGCCCCGTGAGCTCGCCCGCCTCCGCCGCTACGGGTTGATCATCGTCGACGAAGTCGGCTACCTCCCGTTCGAGCAAGACGCCGCCAACCTCTTCTTCCAACTGGTCTCCAGCCGCTACGAACACGCCTCGCTAATCCTCACCTCGAACCTGCCGTTCTCCGGCTGGGGCGGGGTCTTCGGAGACCAAGCCGTCGCCGCGGCGATGATCGACCGCATCGTCCACCACGCCGACGTCCTCACGTTGAAGGGCGCCAGCTACCGGCTCCGCGGAAGAGGGATCGACAGCCTTCCCAGCATCAAGACGCAAGATCCGGCAGACTGA
- a CDS encoding CDP-alcohol phosphatidyltransferase: protein MTVIGAPLLAGALDPGTGLALRLPVEAILVLLLVIAFPDGTIRRIAAYAFGAVTVMAALVALLDLSFRGTIDRGFAATEDWRAVINAYKVVHDVVGPITAALAALAVTGLAAAAVFVAGRCVLRCAQSVTHLGARGRIAVAAAVTAWVILSVVGAQHPSGAPLAAADVTRTLVGEVVQAAESVPDQEAFERALQDDPLAGGVSDDLLAGLRGKDVVIAFVESYGEVAVSGAGPMAGITRLIDESAERLTENGYRAESAFLTSPTFGGVSWLAHGTLQSGAWVDTQQKYDALLSSERMTLSRLFGETGWRTVTVNPAHTEPWPEGAAFYGLDRMLDEQELAFDGPAFGFARVPDQYTWQRFFDEELAGDGAPIMAEVSLVSSHTPWTPTPQLVPWSDLGDGSIFAGQLDAAGASLWPDERGVRAAYAESMQYSLGATLSFLETYDPADLVLVLVGDHQPSRVVSGPDADNDVPVTIVSKDPAVFEQIEAWGWDAGFRPSSDAPVWRMDVFRDRFVDAFSDGS from the coding sequence GTGACGGTCATCGGCGCGCCGCTTCTCGCGGGTGCACTCGATCCCGGCACGGGCCTCGCGCTGCGGCTGCCGGTGGAGGCGATCCTCGTCCTGCTGCTCGTCATCGCCTTTCCCGACGGCACGATCCGACGGATCGCCGCGTACGCGTTCGGGGCGGTCACCGTCATGGCGGCACTCGTCGCGCTGCTCGATCTGTCGTTCCGGGGAACGATCGATCGCGGATTCGCCGCCACCGAAGACTGGCGCGCCGTCATCAACGCCTACAAGGTCGTCCACGACGTCGTGGGGCCGATCACCGCAGCACTCGCCGCCCTCGCCGTCACCGGGCTCGCCGCCGCCGCAGTGTTCGTGGCCGGCCGGTGCGTGCTGCGGTGCGCACAGTCGGTGACGCACCTCGGGGCACGGGGGCGGATCGCGGTCGCCGCCGCGGTGACGGCATGGGTGATTCTGTCGGTCGTCGGGGCGCAGCATCCCTCGGGAGCTCCTCTCGCCGCCGCGGATGTCACGAGAACCCTCGTCGGCGAAGTCGTGCAGGCGGCGGAGAGCGTCCCCGACCAGGAGGCCTTCGAACGGGCGCTCCAGGACGATCCGCTCGCCGGCGGGGTATCCGACGATCTCCTCGCCGGGCTCCGTGGAAAGGACGTCGTCATCGCGTTCGTCGAGAGCTACGGCGAGGTCGCCGTGTCGGGCGCCGGGCCGATGGCAGGCATCACCCGGCTGATCGACGAGAGCGCCGAGCGGCTGACCGAGAACGGGTACCGCGCCGAGAGCGCGTTCCTCACCTCCCCCACCTTCGGCGGTGTCAGCTGGCTCGCCCACGGCACGCTGCAGAGCGGCGCGTGGGTCGACACCCAGCAGAAGTACGACGCGCTGCTGTCGAGTGAGCGGATGACGCTGAGCCGCCTGTTCGGCGAGACCGGCTGGCGCACGGTCACGGTCAACCCCGCCCACACCGAGCCCTGGCCCGAGGGTGCGGCGTTCTACGGCTTGGACCGCATGCTCGACGAGCAGGAACTCGCGTTCGACGGGCCCGCGTTCGGCTTCGCGCGCGTGCCCGATCAGTACACGTGGCAGCGCTTCTTCGACGAGGAGCTCGCCGGTGACGGCGCGCCGATCATGGCCGAGGTCTCCCTCGTCTCGTCGCACACACCGTGGACTCCGACGCCCCAGCTCGTGCCGTGGTCGGACCTCGGCGACGGCAGCATCTTCGCCGGTCAGCTCGATGCCGCCGGAGCGAGCCTGTGGCCGGACGAGCGAGGCGTCCGTGCCGCGTACGCGGAGTCGATGCAGTACTCCCTCGGCGCGACCCTGTCGTTCCTCGAGACCTACGACCCCGCAGATCTCGTGCTCGTGCTGGTCGGCGACCACCAACCCTCCCGCGTCGTCAGCGGGCCAGATGCCGACAACGACGTGCCCGTCACGATCGTGTCGAAAGACCCCGCGGTGTTCGAGCAGATCGAGGCGTGGGGATGGGATGCCGGCTTCCGGCCGTCATCCGACGCCCCGGTGTGGCGCATGGACGTCTTCCGCGACCGGTTCGTCGACGCATTCAGCGACGGATCCTGA
- a CDS encoding helix-turn-helix domain-containing protein, which produces MNRSANSLALTMKDAAKLVGVDYRTIKLGIESGTIPTVQLGPRRMIPRAGLLRAFGVDA; this is translated from the coding sequence ATGAACAGGTCCGCGAACTCGCTCGCTCTGACCATGAAGGATGCCGCCAAGCTCGTCGGCGTCGACTACCGCACGATCAAGCTCGGCATCGAGAGCGGGACCATCCCCACGGTCCAGCTCGGCCCACGCCGGATGATCCCGCGCGCCGGCCTGCTGCGTGCCTTTGGCGTCGACGCGTGA
- a CDS encoding reverse transcriptase family protein, which translates to MLPRRALLISWEIFSVRIQLADLPPRSAPEWDAWARKNERVVSFRTKHRWRQARRATGRLDSAHKQARALLAAGWAPSAAVHGFVRTKSTKSAAMVHSGARAALTLDLADFFGQVTFNRVVDNLRMRFDDRSCDWIEGACFRDGAIPLGYRTSPALSNLAFSLTDDEIADVARRHGVAYTRWVDDLTFSGAGVSDQLLADVQRTLAGQGWAVNDRKTRFMRRSPYVLGLYVGHDVDRPRLPRRMKQRLLVETYHFSRLGFEHFSHEGVMSPSRLFGRVAYASVIEPELAELLNERVDAGHRVGRS; encoded by the coding sequence ATGCTTCCTCGGAGGGCACTCTTGATCTCGTGGGAGATATTCTCCGTTCGAATCCAACTGGCGGATCTACCTCCAAGGAGCGCGCCCGAGTGGGACGCCTGGGCCCGTAAGAACGAGCGCGTCGTATCCTTCAGGACGAAGCACAGGTGGAGGCAAGCGCGACGCGCCACGGGCCGGCTGGATTCAGCACACAAACAAGCCCGCGCCTTGCTTGCTGCGGGGTGGGCGCCGTCAGCAGCGGTACACGGATTCGTTCGCACGAAGAGCACTAAGTCGGCAGCCATGGTGCACTCGGGAGCGAGGGCTGCGCTGACACTGGATCTCGCGGACTTTTTCGGTCAGGTGACGTTCAACCGAGTCGTCGACAACCTCCGAATGCGCTTCGACGACCGCTCATGCGATTGGATCGAAGGCGCTTGCTTCCGCGACGGGGCGATCCCGCTCGGGTATCGCACGAGTCCGGCCCTCTCGAACCTCGCCTTTAGTCTCACAGACGATGAGATCGCTGATGTCGCTCGGCGGCATGGGGTTGCATACACGCGCTGGGTCGATGACCTGACGTTCTCTGGTGCGGGGGTCTCCGATCAGCTGCTCGCCGACGTACAGCGCACTCTTGCCGGTCAGGGCTGGGCGGTCAACGATCGCAAGACCAGATTCATGCGACGTTCGCCTTATGTTCTCGGACTTTACGTGGGTCACGATGTCGATCGACCTCGATTGCCTCGACGGATGAAGCAGCGGCTATTAGTCGAGACCTACCATTTCTCGCGACTCGGCTTTGAACACTTCTCGCACGAGGGCGTAATGTCACCAAGCCGACTGTTCGGTCGCGTCGCCTATGCGAGCGTGATTGAGCCGGAGCTCGCTGAGCTTCTCAACGAGCGAGTGGACGCCGGCCATCGAGTCGGGCGATCCTAG